One window of the Phalacrocorax aristotelis chromosome 19, bGulAri2.1, whole genome shotgun sequence genome contains the following:
- the LOC142066585 gene encoding coiled-coil domain-containing protein 81-like, producing MGMATVYIREEDFCHGNKASVKVQKPMFHLDKPVLLEKKLRYETRSRPEDLEVAELIYAEVAFYLSIPKKKVLKCVKATTNVIAWALTEGKDFDFVFKNFGILVCRGRRVVMRFFEDLLRDVDKTGILANTALRKSSLRPLVIARNETAVFQMPPGGIFVFPQLVYKSATSEKELADKAAQRACCRQ from the exons ATGGGCATGGCCACCGTCTACATCAGGGAGGAGGACTTTTGTCATGGGAACAAGGCGAGTGTCAAGGTCCAGAAACCCATGTTCCACCTGGACAAGCCAGTTCTGCTGGAGAAGAAGCTCCGCTATGAGACCAGATCACGGCCCG AGGACTTAGAAGTTGCAGAGCTGATCTACGCCGAGGTCGCCTTCTACCTCTCCATCCCCAAGAAAAAGGTCTTGAAGTGCGTCAAGGCTACCACAAATGTCATCGCGTGGGCCTTGACCGAAGGCAAGGACTTTGACTTTGTCTTCAAGAACTTTGGCATCCTGGTGTGCCGGGGAAGGAGAGTGGTCATGCGGTTCTTCGAAGACCTGCTGCGAGACGTGGACAAGACCGGCATCCTGGCAAACACTGCCCTCCGA AAGTCAAGCCTGAGGCCCTTGGTCATAGCCCGCAATGAGACAGCTGTTTTCCAGATGCCTCCTGGGGGGATCTTTGTGTTCCCACA GCTTGTGTACAAAAGTGCCACGTCTGAAAAAGAACTGGCTGACAAGGCGGCCCAACGAG